From Microbacterium pseudoresistens, the proteins below share one genomic window:
- a CDS encoding mechanosensitive ion channel family protein: MGTNTDPLLEWESWLGWFVAVLLAVVAAAAIVITVRFTLTRLARRREWLAEMERNLRIPGSVLCLVVGLWIACAFTLPAGQGWWPVAERVFLIATILSGAWVLATLVSFGMSRLMLRSVAGDVSTVQGRRRRTQLTIINRLVIVAIGVVALGIVLFSFPEVRAVGTSLLASAGIVSVIAGLAAQSTLGNLIAGLQIAFTDSIRVGDIVVVEGMWGRIGEINLSYVVVDVWDERRLILPCTYFTKTPIESWTRRSDKIIGTVYMDLDWRVPIDELRAKFTEIIEAAPEYDGRSANVLVTGAEGGRVTVRFKISAANADDQWTLRCHLRESIVTWLQREHPEALPVTRVAVEEPARPGR, translated from the coding sequence ATGGGTACGAACACCGATCCACTGCTGGAGTGGGAGTCGTGGCTGGGCTGGTTCGTCGCTGTGCTGCTGGCCGTGGTCGCCGCGGCCGCGATCGTGATCACCGTGCGGTTCACGCTCACCCGACTCGCTCGCCGACGCGAATGGCTGGCTGAGATGGAGCGGAACCTGCGCATCCCGGGCTCGGTGCTGTGCCTCGTCGTGGGGCTGTGGATCGCGTGCGCGTTCACGCTTCCCGCGGGGCAGGGCTGGTGGCCGGTTGCCGAGCGGGTGTTCCTCATCGCGACGATCCTCAGCGGTGCGTGGGTGCTCGCCACGCTCGTCTCGTTCGGGATGAGCCGGCTCATGCTGCGCAGCGTCGCGGGTGATGTGAGCACGGTGCAGGGTCGTCGCCGTCGTACGCAGCTGACCATCATCAACCGGCTCGTGATCGTCGCGATCGGGGTCGTCGCACTGGGGATCGTGCTGTTCTCGTTCCCCGAGGTGCGGGCCGTCGGCACGAGCCTGCTCGCCTCGGCCGGCATCGTCAGCGTGATCGCGGGCCTTGCCGCGCAGTCGACGCTGGGCAACCTCATCGCCGGCCTACAGATCGCCTTCACCGACTCGATCCGCGTGGGAGACATCGTCGTCGTCGAAGGGATGTGGGGGCGGATCGGTGAGATCAACCTCTCGTACGTCGTCGTCGACGTGTGGGACGAGCGGCGGCTCATCCTGCCGTGCACCTACTTCACGAAGACACCCATCGAGAGCTGGACCCGACGTTCGGACAAGATCATCGGCACCGTCTACATGGACCTCGACTGGCGGGTGCCGATCGATGAGCTGCGTGCCAAGTTCACCGAGATCATCGAGGCGGCGCCGGAGTATGACGGCCGTTCGGCCAATGTGCTCGTCACCGGTGCCGAGGGCGGCCGGGTGACGGTGCGCTTCAAGATCTCGGCAGCCAATGCCGACGACCAGTGGACGCTGCGCTGCCACCTGCGGGAGTCGATCGTGACGTGGCTGCAGCGCGAGCATCCCGAGGCCCTGCCCGTCACGCGCGTGGCGGTGGAAGAGCCCGCTCGACCCGGGCGATGA
- a CDS encoding CehA/McbA family metallohydrolase, which translates to MTTTRHTLRLGRDDAFENDVIGIPFEIGAGDDSVEVTLSYDRDAAVIDLGCEGTDGWRGWSGGARSSFVIRADAATPGYVPGPLEPGEWSVQLGLYKMPVEPVDVTVVIETPARSAIPDEPLGAPRPDAPRASARNLPAPAGLTWFAGDFHAHSTHSDGAQSLGELAALAVGNGLDFLAVTEHNTVSHHPLLDGVGAAHGITLLPGQEVTTPHGHANAFGEIGWIDFREPAHRWVTEAAERGGLLSINHPLQGDWAWQHPLDALPAALELWHVSWFLEATATAPWALLARWRRDAVLLGGSDYHSPELKYLPGTPVTWVAAEERSPEAILDAVHAGRTAITRLPTPDAPALVRVGVELIAMAADGTVFCDVEGRRRLLHGDRVVLPGSGGPFRLESATGECLAISA; encoded by the coding sequence ATGACGACCACCCGGCACACGCTGAGGCTCGGCCGCGACGACGCCTTCGAGAACGATGTCATCGGCATCCCGTTCGAGATCGGCGCCGGCGACGACAGCGTGGAGGTGACGCTCTCGTACGACCGCGATGCCGCCGTGATCGATCTCGGATGCGAGGGCACCGACGGCTGGCGCGGATGGTCGGGCGGCGCCCGCTCGTCATTCGTCATCCGTGCCGACGCGGCTACCCCCGGGTACGTGCCCGGGCCGCTGGAACCGGGCGAGTGGAGCGTGCAACTCGGCCTGTACAAGATGCCGGTCGAGCCGGTCGATGTCACCGTCGTCATCGAGACGCCCGCACGATCCGCGATCCCTGACGAACCCCTCGGCGCACCGCGGCCGGATGCGCCGCGAGCGAGCGCGCGCAACCTTCCCGCTCCGGCGGGGCTCACCTGGTTCGCCGGAGACTTCCACGCGCACTCGACGCACTCCGACGGTGCGCAGTCGCTGGGCGAGCTCGCCGCGCTCGCCGTCGGCAACGGGCTCGACTTCCTCGCCGTCACCGAGCACAACACCGTCTCGCATCATCCGCTGCTCGACGGCGTCGGTGCCGCGCACGGCATCACGCTGCTCCCCGGCCAGGAGGTGACGACCCCGCACGGTCACGCGAATGCCTTCGGCGAGATCGGTTGGATCGACTTCCGTGAACCCGCGCACCGCTGGGTGACCGAGGCGGCCGAGCGCGGTGGCCTGCTCAGCATCAACCATCCGCTGCAGGGCGACTGGGCATGGCAGCATCCGCTGGATGCGTTGCCCGCGGCCCTCGAACTGTGGCATGTCAGCTGGTTCCTCGAGGCGACAGCCACCGCACCCTGGGCGCTGCTCGCACGCTGGCGCCGCGATGCCGTGCTGCTCGGCGGCAGCGACTACCACAGCCCCGAGCTGAAATACCTGCCCGGTACACCGGTGACGTGGGTGGCCGCGGAGGAGCGCAGCCCCGAAGCGATCCTCGACGCGGTGCACGCGGGACGCACGGCCATCACGCGGCTTCCCACGCCCGACGCCCCTGCGCTGGTGCGCGTGGGCGTCGAGCTCATCGCGATGGCAGCCGACGGGACGGTGTTCTGCGATGTCGAAGGCCGCCGACGGCTCCTGCACGGCGATCGGGTGGTGCTCCCCGGCTCGGGTGGGCCGTTCCGGCTGGAATCGGCGACCGGCGAATGCCTCGCGATCAGCGCGTGA
- a CDS encoding DUF808 family protein, which produces MSVGLLAVVDDILSAALKASAKSAAVVVDDAAVTPQYVQGITPARELPVVGKIALGSIANKFLIIIPLALLLTAFAPWVLPYLLIIGGSYLCFEGAEKVLEWFGIHHGGEEDGTRDEKRLVLGAVRTDLILSTEIMLISLSNLDDDMGIPMTLAVLAVIAIVMTGVVYGAVALLVKIDDIGLKMAKDDNPRVRHTGARIVRSMPAVFRVISVIGTVAMLWVGGHLVLANLGEVGVVFFSDMLHGIEHLLAPAGAVVAWVGETLVSAIAGLAWGLVIVGIVMLIARLFGKNPSFHEGGESPQAAKASGAAPGR; this is translated from the coding sequence ATGTCGGTTGGACTGCTCGCCGTCGTCGACGACATCCTCAGCGCCGCGCTCAAGGCCTCGGCGAAGTCGGCCGCGGTCGTGGTCGACGACGCCGCCGTCACCCCGCAGTACGTGCAAGGCATCACGCCCGCGCGCGAGCTGCCGGTCGTGGGGAAGATCGCACTGGGGTCGATCGCGAACAAGTTCCTCATCATCATTCCGCTCGCGCTGCTGCTCACCGCGTTCGCGCCCTGGGTGCTGCCGTATCTGCTCATCATCGGCGGCTCGTACCTCTGCTTCGAGGGCGCCGAGAAGGTGCTCGAATGGTTCGGAATCCACCACGGAGGCGAGGAGGACGGCACGCGCGACGAGAAGCGGCTCGTGCTCGGCGCCGTGCGCACCGACCTCATCCTCTCCACCGAGATCATGCTCATCTCCCTGTCGAACCTCGACGACGACATGGGCATCCCGATGACGCTGGCCGTGCTCGCCGTGATCGCGATCGTGATGACCGGCGTTGTCTACGGCGCCGTGGCGCTGCTGGTGAAGATCGACGACATCGGCCTGAAGATGGCCAAGGACGACAACCCGCGCGTGCGCCACACCGGAGCGCGCATCGTGCGGTCGATGCCGGCCGTGTTCCGCGTGATCAGCGTGATCGGCACCGTCGCGATGCTGTGGGTCGGCGGGCACCTCGTGCTCGCGAACCTCGGCGAGGTCGGAGTGGTGTTCTTCTCCGACATGCTGCACGGCATCGAGCATCTGCTCGCGCCCGCCGGCGCCGTGGTCGCCTGGGTCGGCGAGACGCTCGTCTCGGCCATCGCAGGGCTCGCCTGGGGCCTTGTGATCGTCGGCATCGTGATGCTCATCGCACGGCTCTTCGGCAAGAACCCCTCATTCCACGAGGGCGGCGAGTCGCCGCAGGCCGCCAAAGCGTCCGGAGCCGCCCCCGGTCGTTGA
- a CDS encoding ChbG/HpnK family deacetylase, whose protein sequence is MTRRLVITADDLGRDSATNEAILGLFADGCVTAATLLAVAPAADDAVHALRGMDAVPHAHLALTRDVGTGWAPLSGAPADDDGLLPADPAALAGVSIDTVIAELDAQHAWFVERGAHPVVADAHAGALYGLDGRPWLEHVLPWCAQHALAFRLPRDPTSYIGEPLPAALAVAHERAITAADRLGVPLPDSILTNRGTAAEWGSYDAFLDAMIGQLTLVPEGTSEFFVHPSAEDAVPGDAGIMRSWEARLLRDAQWREALEEEGIVKATTWTDREDG, encoded by the coding sequence ATGACGCGGCGGCTCGTGATCACGGCCGACGACCTGGGCCGCGACTCCGCGACGAACGAGGCGATTCTCGGCCTGTTCGCCGACGGATGCGTGACCGCTGCGACACTGCTCGCCGTCGCCCCCGCCGCGGACGACGCCGTGCATGCGCTGCGAGGAATGGACGCCGTGCCGCACGCGCACCTTGCTCTCACCCGCGACGTCGGCACCGGCTGGGCGCCGTTGAGCGGTGCCCCGGCCGATGACGACGGTCTTCTGCCCGCCGACCCGGCAGCGCTCGCCGGCGTCTCCATCGACACCGTGATCGCCGAGCTCGACGCCCAGCACGCCTGGTTCGTGGAACGCGGTGCGCATCCGGTCGTCGCCGACGCGCACGCCGGGGCGCTCTATGGACTGGATGGTCGCCCCTGGTTGGAGCATGTGCTCCCGTGGTGCGCGCAGCACGCGCTCGCCTTCCGGCTGCCGCGAGATCCCACGTCGTACATCGGAGAACCGCTGCCCGCCGCGCTCGCCGTCGCCCACGAGCGGGCGATCACCGCCGCCGACCGGCTCGGAGTGCCGCTTCCCGACAGCATCCTCACGAATCGAGGCACGGCCGCCGAGTGGGGCTCGTACGACGCGTTCCTCGACGCGATGATCGGGCAGCTGACGCTCGTACCCGAGGGGACCAGCGAGTTCTTCGTGCACCCGTCGGCGGAAGACGCCGTGCCCGGCGACGCCGGGATCATGCGCTCCTGGGAGGCCCGCCTGCTGCGCGACGCGCAGTGGCGCGAGGCCCTGGAGGAGGAAGGCATCGTGAAGGCGACGACCTGGACCGATCGAGAGGACGGATGA
- a CDS encoding VOC family protein has translation MSGFAVDGAFSGFSVDDIDAAREFYGTTLGLDVSVDPMGFLDLRLPNGGSVFVYPKPNHEPASFTILNFPVPDIEAAVDDLISRGVDTKIYSDEEFPSDERGIVRGGEHGPDIAWFRDPAGNVLAVMQG, from the coding sequence ATGTCGGGCTTCGCAGTGGATGGTGCGTTCAGCGGTTTCAGCGTCGACGACATCGATGCGGCACGCGAGTTCTACGGAACCACGCTCGGACTCGACGTCTCGGTCGATCCGATGGGGTTTCTCGACCTGCGGCTTCCGAACGGAGGATCGGTCTTCGTCTATCCGAAGCCGAACCACGAGCCTGCGAGCTTCACGATCCTGAACTTCCCGGTGCCCGACATCGAGGCTGCGGTGGACGACCTCATCTCCCGCGGGGTGGACACGAAGATATACAGCGACGAGGAGTTCCCCTCCGACGAGCGCGGGATCGTGCGCGGCGGCGAGCACGGCCCCGACATCGCCTGGTTCCGCGATCCCGCGGGAAACGTCCTCGCCGTCATGCAGGGCTGA